In Corylus avellana chromosome ca2, CavTom2PMs-1.0, the following proteins share a genomic window:
- the LOC132172974 gene encoding transcription factor DIVARICATA-like — MEAAPFLRNIQQAAADTETEWSFEEIKIFERAIIPEELGFDCDNPFERIAARLPRKTEAQVRIQWQMLVRDIEMIEAGSIPLPHYNTSTKPKRRRGVPWTKEENELFERGLKRFGKGDWKSISRHFVESKRPSQVASHAQKYFLRLEKSRAKQNLHSASTSNHFRSTSSSAPPSYQ; from the exons ATGGAAGCAGCTCCATTTTTGCGAAATATACAGCAAGCAGCAGCAGATACGGAGACGGAGTGGAGTTTTGAGGAGATAAAGATATTCGAGAGAGCGATAATACCGGAGGAGTTGGGTTTTGATTGTGACAACCCTTTTGAAAGAATAGCGGCAAGGCTCCCTCGGAAAACTGAAGCCCAAGTGAGGATTCAGTGGCAAATGTTGGTTAGAGATATTGAGATGATTGAAGCTGGTTCCATTCCACTACCCCACTACAACACTAGTACTAAACCCAAACGAAGAAGAGGGGTGCCTTGGACCAAGGAAGAAAATGA GTTGTTTGAAAGAGGTTTAAAGAGGTTCGGTAAGGGAGATTGGAAGAGCATTTCAAGGCATTTTGTGGAGTCAAAGCGCCCATCACAAGTTGCAAGTCATGCCCAGAAATACTTTCTTCGCCTTGAAAAGTCCAGAGCCAAACAAAATCTACATTCAGCTTCCACGTCCAACCACTTCCGCTCAACCTCATCTTCTGCACCCCCTTCTTACCAATAA
- the LOC132171183 gene encoding RING-H2 finger protein ATL8-like — MTPSLTQTTPATTNTSTLDASAAAPPPEAVTVESDFVVILAALLCALICVVGLIAVARCAWLRRGSGSAATRSPARALANKGLKKKVLQSLPKFTYDSSESDNAKNPKLGAAAECAICLGEFADGDELRVLPQCGHAFHVSCIDTWLGSHSSCPSCRQILAVSRCQKCGQFPPAQTPPQAESRARQDFTAITINSNADNTPTFLP; from the coding sequence ATGACTCCCTCTCTAACTCAAACTACTCCCGCAACCACCAACACATCTACGCTCGACGCGTCCGCGGCGGCTCCTCCTCCTGAGGCGGTCACAGTGGAGTCCGATTTCGTTGTCATACTGGCCGCCCTGCTATGCGCCCTCATATGCGTCGTGGGGTTAATCGCGGTGGCCCGCTGCGCCTGGCTCCGCCGCGGCTCCGGAAGCGCCGCGACCCGTTCTCCGGCGCGGGCTCTAGCCAACAAGGGCCTCAAGAAGAAGGTGCTCCAGTCTCTCCCAAAGTTCACCTACGACTCGTCCGAGTCGGACAACGCCAAGAACCCAAAGTTGGGGGCAGCCGCCGAGTGCGCCATATGTTTGGGAGAGTTCGCGGATGGGGACGAGCTCAGGGTGTTGCCGCAGTGCGGTCACGCCTTCCATGTCTCTTGCATCGACACGTGGCTCGGTTCCCACTCCTCGTGCCCCTCTTGTCGGCAGATCCTGGCGGTGTCTAGGTGCCAGAAGTGCGGTCAGTTTCCCCCTGCTCAAACTCCGCCGCAGGCCGAGTCGAGGGCCAGACAAGATTTCACCGCCATTACCATCAATTCTAACGCTGATAATACTCCTACTTTCTTGCCTTAG
- the LOC132171877 gene encoding plant intracellular Ras-group-related LRR protein 4 — protein sequence MESPVDVVVEEIMGIHRSLPARPGIDEVEAAKALIKNVEKEDQARLDAIARHTKSPDVPEELFMVLQEMRKNLLFFQSKEQKREALRLLDLDNLHSLFDEFIQRASKCLPSTTSGSGRRFSNEPKFPAPTSTSTSTSTSTSYYSEKEPVKTSELFTRDDSYVTKAKSTLYADGLGIGIGIGHSVSSTAQILDPSLKPPTTSSGQDGEKLSLIKLASLIEVSAKKGTRDLNLQNKLMDQIEWLPDSIGKLSGLITLDLSENRIVALPDTIGGLSSLTKLDLHSNKISELPDSVGDLLSLIHLDLSGNQLSSLPATFGRLVRLQELDLSSNGLSLLPESIGSLVSLKKLSVDTNDIEEIPHTIDRCTSLKELHADYNRLKALPEAVGKIETLEVLSVRYNNIKQLPTTMSSLSSLRELDVNFNELESVPESLCFATTLVKMNIGNNFADLKSLPRSIGNLEMLQELDISNNQIRMLPDSFRMLTNLRVLRVEGNPLEVPPRDVVEMGAQAVVQYMADLFEKRKKVDVRPPSVKQKKSWAQICFFSRSNKRKRNGADYVKA from the exons ATGGAATCGCCAGTGGACGTGGTGGTGGAGGAGATTATGGGAATTCATAGATCGTTGCCGGCCAGACCGGGAATTGACGAGGTGGAGGCGGCTAAGGCCTTGATCAAGAACGTGGAGAAAGAGGACCAAGCGAGACTCGATGCCATTGCGAGGCATACCAAGAGCCCTGATGTACCGGAGGAGCTCTTCATGGTGTTGCAAGAGATGCGCAAGAACTTGTTGTTTTTCCAAAGCAAAGAGCAGAAGCGGGAAGCTTTGAGACTGCTCGACCTCGACAACCTCCACTCCCTGTTCGATGAATTTATTCAGAGAGCTTCCAAATGTCTGCCTTCCACGACTTCAGGCTCAGGACGCCGTTTCTCTAATGAGCCCAAATTTCCTGCGCCTACTTCTACTTCTACTTCTACTTCGACGTCGACCTCGTACTACTCCGAGAAAGAACCCGTAAAGACTTCTGAATTGTTCACCAGAGATGACAGCTATGTCACCAAGGCCAAGTCAACGCTCTACGCGGATGGCCttgggattgggattgggattggCCACAGTGTTTCGTCCACAGCCCAGATATTGGATCCTTCTCTAAAACCTCCTACCACTTCTTCAG GTCAAGATGGAGAAAAATTGAGTTTGATAAAGCTTGCTAGTTTAATTGAAGTGTCTGCAAAGAAAGGCACTCGAGATCTCAATCTTCAGAACAAGTTGATGGATCAAATTGAATGGCTGCCTGACTCAATAGGAAAGTTGTCGGGTTTGATCACCCTAGATTTATCTGAGAATCGGATTGTGGCCCTACCAGACACCATAGGAGGCCTTTCATCCTTGACAAAGTTGGATTTGCATTCGAACAAGATCTCTGAACTCCCAGATTCTGTAGGAGACCTCCTTAGCCTGATCCATTTGGACCTTAGTGGAAACCAGTTATCATCTCTGCCTGCTACCTTTGGCAGATTGGTCCGTCTTCAGGAGCTTGATTTGAGCTCAAATGGGCTCTCTTTGCTTCCTGAGTCGATAGGATCACTTGTTAGCCTGAAGAAATTGAGTGTTGACACGAATGATATTGAAGAAATTCCGCATACCATTGACCGGTGTACTTCACTAAAAGAACTTCATGCAGATTATAACCGACTTAAAGCTCTTCCAGAAGCTGTAGGGAAGATTGAGACCCTTGAGGTTTTGTCAGTCCGTTACAATAATATCAAACAATTACCAACGACAATGTCATCTCTATCAAGCCTGAGGGAGCTTGATGTCAATTTTAACGAGCTCGAATCAGTGCCTGAGAGCCTGTGTTTTGCAACCACACTTGTGAAGATGAATATAGGAAACAATTTTGCGGACCTGAAATCTCTACCAAGGTCTATTGGGAACCTTGAGATGCTTCAAGAGTTGGATATTAGCAATAACCAGATACGGATGCTTCCAGATTCCTTTAGGATGCTCACAAATTTACGTGTACTACGCGTGGAAGGAAATCCTCTGGAAGTTCCACCAAGAGACGTAGTTGAAATGGGTGCACAG GCTGTTGTTCAATACATGGCTGACCTTtttgagaaaaggaaaaaagtggaTGTTAGACCACCATCGGTTAAGCAGAAAAAAAGCTGGGCTCAGATCTGCTTCTTTTCCAGGTCTAACAAAAGGAAGCGCAATGGTGCAGATTATGTGAAAGCCTGA
- the LOC132172465 gene encoding uncharacterized protein LOC132172465: MGEEDGVLQNRPGILMVGSSNVGKRTLLSRLLSVDFEDVSESSSEVLVHGWTIDTKYYTAEVSVRMAHLHDEFSIGTLPLFNRLAALVMVFDMSDLSSLAALKDWVACTDIRNFEILLCIGNKVDLLPGHPVHAEYRRRLLRLGDDSADPYDEFTGYGISESEGSSLLGDEEPSWEIRRSCLEWCTQHNIEFIEACASNADFDKCLSVDGDSQGVERLFGALSAHMWPGMILKSGDKINESSLPEKEELSSGESDFELEYEILSAGSAEPWEDTDNGWVSASGSTSSSDMAGLAAQNSSVKECDLENLTRPDEEKLQPSTSVAPLQDENDQGAIPDENDQSVIPDASEQAAELDEDTPFDVEDLEQLMSEIGNMRESLRLMPDFQRREMAAKLAMKMAAMFGGGSDDDEEI; this comes from the exons ATGGGTGAAGAAGATGGGGTTTTGCAGAACCGCCCCGGCATCCTCATGGTCGGATCCTCCAACGTCGGCAAAAGGACCCTCCTCTCCC GATTACTCTCTGTCGATTTTGAGGATGTTTCTGAGTCATCGTCCGAAGTGCTCGTCCATGG CTGGACCATCGACACAAAGTACTACACAGCTGAGGTCTCTGTAAGGATGGCTCATCTTCACGATGAATTCTCTATTGGGACACTGCCGTTGTTCAACCGCTTGGCTGCCTTGGTCATGGTTTTTGACATGAGTGAT TTGTCATCTCTGGCTGCACTTAAGGATTGGGTAGCTTGCACTGACATCCGAAATTTTGAGATATTGTTATGCATTGGGAACAAGGTGGATCTCCTTCCGGGCCATCCAGTTCATGCTGAATACAGAAGACGCCTGCTCAGGCTTGGGGATGACTCCGCCGATCCTTATGACGAGTTTACTGGATACGGGATATCTGAATCTGAAGGAAGTAGTTTATTGGGGGATGAAGAACCATCATGGGAGATTAGGAGGTCGTGTTTGGAATGGTGCACTCAACACAACATTGAATTTATCGAAGCTTGCGCCTCCAATGCTGATTTTGACAAAT GTTTATCGGTTGATGGTGATTCACAAGGAGTTGAACGTCTCTTTGGTGCTCTTTCTGCTCATATGTGGCCTGGAATGATCCTCAAATCTGGGGATAAGATAAATGAATCGTCGTTACCTGAAAAAGaag AGTTGTCTTCAGGAGAATCTGATTTTGAATTGGAGTATGAAATCCTCTCTGCGGGCTCAGCTGAACCATGGGAGGACACAGATAACGGATGGGTTTCTGCAAGTGGTAGTACTTCAAGCTCAGATATGGCAGGGCTTGCTGCTCAGAATAGCTCTGTCAAGGAATGTGATCTAGAGAACTTAACCAGACCTGATGAAGAAAAGTTGCAGCCTTCGACATCGGTGGCCCCATTGCAGGATGAGAATGACCAGGGTGCGATACCTGATGAGAACGACCAGAGTGTGATACCTGATGCATCTGAGCAAGCTGCGGAGCTGGATGAGGATACACCTTTTGACGTTGAGGATTTGGAGCAGTTGATGTCTGAGATTGGGAACATGCGTGAAAGCTTGAGATTGATGCCTGATTTTCAGAGGAGGGAAATGGCAGCAAAGCTAGCTATGAAAATGGCTGCTATGTTTGGGGGTGGcagtgatgatgatgaagaaatttGA
- the LOC132171320 gene encoding mitochondrial phosphate carrier protein 1, mitochondrial-like: MGGVEGRRVSEELKPYGYFGLCAVGGMLSAGTTHLAITPLDVLKVNMQVHPVKYNSIYSCFTTLLREQGPSALWRGWAGKFFGYGVQGGCRFGLYEYFKSLYSNILVDHNRSVIFFVSSASAEVFANIALCPFEAVKVRVQAQPLFAKGLLDGFPKLFASEGLLGFYRGLVPLWGRNLPFSIVMFSTFEHSVDFLYRKVVQKRKQDCSKIQQLGVTCLAGYAAGSIGSFISNPADNIVASLYNKKADSLMLVVKKIGLFNLFTRSLPIRIMLVGPAITLQWLFYDAIKVLSGLPTSGEVTTDIRVDGAAA, from the exons ATGGGAGGGGTTGAAGGAAGAAGAGTAAGCGAGGAACTAAAACCATATGGGTATTTCGGGCTTTGCGCCGTCGGAGGAATGCTCAGTGCCGGCACTACCCATCTCGCTATCACTCCTCTCGATGTCTTGAAAGTCAACATgcag GTGCACCCAGTCAAGTATAACAGCATTTACTCATGTTTCACTACCCTATTGAGGGAACAAGGCCCTTCTGCCCTGTGGAGAGGTTGGGCTGGCAAGTTCTTTGGATATGGTGTTCAAGGAGGCTGTAGATTTGGTCTATATGAATACTTCAAGAGTCTCTACTCCAATATCTTGGTAGACCACAACAGAAgtgtcattttctttgttaGCAGTGCATCTGCTGAAGTATTTGCCAATATAGCTCTCTGCCCATTTGAAGCGGTTAAAGTACGGGTTCAAGCGCAGCCcctttttgctaagggtttgcTTGATGGCTTTCCCAAGTTATTTGCATCAGAAGGCCTCCTTGG ATTTTACAGGGGACTTGTGCCACTTTGGGGTCGAAATCTTCCAT TCTCCATAGTAATGTTCTCGACCTTCGAGCATTCTGTTGATTTTCTTTATCGAAAGGTTGTTCAGAAAAGAAAGCAGGATTGCTCAAAAATTCAACAGCTTGGAGTAACATGTTTGGCTGGCTATGCTGCCGGATCCATTGGTAGCTTCATTTCCAATCCTGCTGACAACATTGTTGCTTCTCTTTATAACAAAAAAGCTGATAGCCTCATGCTG GTGGTGAAGAAAATTGggcttttcaatttgtttacaAGAAGTCTTCCTATTAGGATAATGTTGGTCGGACCTGCAATCACTTTGCAATGGTTATTCTATGATGCCATCAAAGTTCTAAGTGGACT GCCAACTAGTGGAGAAGTTACAACTGACATCAGAGTAGATGGAGCAGCAGCCTAA